Proteins from one Cryptomeria japonica chromosome 4, Sugi_1.0, whole genome shotgun sequence genomic window:
- the LOC131874728 gene encoding probable LRR receptor-like serine/threonine-protein kinase At4g36180 isoform X1, translating to MPFSVGHLSSLIYLDLSHNKIDGQIPSSLGNISSLRGIYLDDNQLNGTIPTCLALLPHVDMVNLHSNNLQGNFSLDSFISTSNYLQLDLSYNKLTIQVDPNWIPPFSLQTLTLSSCNIEGILPSFLSTQYQLFHLDLSQNSLWGNIPSWLHDLPSLEYLNLSYNNFQGRFPFTLNISSFIIIDLHKNQLDGCLSVPSIASPHLKVFDLSENEFTGVIPVQIGRLLRDIDFLSFSKNDLSGGIPSSIVLLQNLQVLDLSKNRLSGKIPLRLSNCSYLTRLNLGKNNLIGQILAQIGMLRYLVTLQLNGNMLKGNLPSSLQNCSNLQILDVGDNLLVGNIVLWLSKFSELMILILRSNKLQGHIPNRLSNLSKLHC from the coding sequence ATGCCTTTCTCAGTTGGTCATCTTTCATCTTTGATTTATCTAGATCTCTCCCACAATAAAATTGATGGTCAAATACCTTCCTCATTGGGTAACATTTCATCCTTGAGAGGTATTTATCTTGATGATAATCAACTGAATGGTACAATACCCACTTGTCTTGCACTACTCCCTCATGTGGATATGGTTAATCTCCATTCCAACAACTTGCAAGGTAATTTTTCTCTTGATTCTTTCATAAGTACTAGTAACTACCTTCAACTTGATCTTTCTTATAATAAATTGACTATCCAAGTTGACCCAAACTGGATACCTCCATTTTCCCTACAAACTTTAACATTATCTTCTTGCAATATTGAAGGTATCCTACCTTCATTCCTTTCAACCCAATATCAATTATTTCATTTGGATCTCTCACAAAATAGTTTATGGGGAAACATTCCATCTTGGCTACACGATTTACCTAGTCTAGAATACTTGAACTTATCATACAATAATTTTCAAGGTCGATTTCCCTTCACCTTGAATATAAGTTCATTTATAATTATagacttacataagaatcaattgGATGGTTGCCTTTCAGTTCCTTCAATAGCTTCCCCACATTTAAAAGTATTTGATCTTTCAGAAAATGAATTTACAGGTGTTATCCCAGTGCAAATTGGTAGGCTTCTACGAGATATTGATTTCttgtcattttcaaaaaatgatctaAGTGGTGGAATTccttcttccattgttcttctgcAAAATCTACAAGTTTTAGACTTATCAAAGAACAGATTATCTGGTAAAATTCCATTGAGATTGAGTAATTGCTCTTATTTGACAAGACTGAACTTGGGAAAGAATAATTTGATAGGACAGATTCTAGCTCAAATAGGAATGCTAAGATATCTTGTAACACTACAACTCAATGGAAATATGCTTAAGGGAAACTTACCATCCAGTCTTCAGAATTGCTCCAACTTGCAAATTTTAGATGTGGGTGATAATTTATTAGTGGGAAATATAGTCCTTTGGCTATCAAAATTCTCTGAGTTGATGATACTTATTTTAAGGTCAAATAAACTCCAAGGGCACATTCCAAATCGCTTAAGCAatctttcaaaattgcattgtTAG
- the LOC131874728 gene encoding receptor-like protein 37 isoform X2, which yields MDEYAAKQYSSWKGFNCCEWRGVECSHSSSHVIQLRFSNNYIAEYFNHTYIYKTLVPVLFQLKHMEYLDLSGNWFSGHLPKELFGLQNLRHLDLSWNNFEGEIPMDVGSIRTLNHLNLVGNEVFNSSLRWVEKLQELGYLSLEGVVLNMTT from the exons ATGGATGAGTACGCTGCCAAGCAATATTCGTCATGGAAGGGGTTCAATTGTTGTGAGTGGCGTGGTGTTGAGTGCAGCCACTCCTCCTCCCACGTCATCCAACTCCGCTTCTCCAACAATTACATTGCTGAGTACTTCAACCATACTTATATCTACAAAACACTTGTTCCAGTTTTGTTTCAATTAAAGCACATGGAGTATTTGGACTTAAGCGGAAATTGGTTTAGTGGCCACCTACCCAAAG AATTATTTGGTCTCCAAAATTTGAGGCATCTAGATCTCTCTTGGAACAATTTTGAAGGTGAGATTCCTATGGATGTTGGCTCTATACGCACATTGAATCACCTCAACTTGGTTGGGAATGAAGTGTTTAACTCTAGTTTAAGGTGGGTGGAGAAGTTGCAAGAGCTGGGATATTTGTCTCTTGAAGGTGTAGTGTTGAATATGACAACCTAG